In Chelonia mydas isolate rCheMyd1 chromosome 20, rCheMyd1.pri.v2, whole genome shotgun sequence, a single genomic region encodes these proteins:
- the CCNT1 gene encoding cyclin-T1 isoform X1, whose translation MEASASAGAGGGGGAGRRWYFSREQLERSPSRRAGLDPDKELSYRQQAANLLQDMGQRLNVSQLTINTAIVYMHRFYMVQSFTQFHRNSVAPAALFLAAKVEEQPRKLEHVIKVAHACLHPQDTPPDTRSEAYLQQAQDLVILESIILQTLGFEITIDHPHTHVVKCTQLVRASKDLAQTSYFMATNSLHLTTFSLQYTPPVVACVCIHLACKWSNWEIPVSTDGKHWWEYVDGTVTLELLDELTHEFLQILEKTPNRLKRIRNWRASQAAKKSKADDQGEDECLSEQTILSMISRNNSDMNIAGLMSMSTSSTAGAGPPLPDGEDSPTDLSSMDMFQSEHWMSHHPPHKLEAGQVHRTNESSAATEQDGAAYQKQSSKSAPSAKVSLKEYRAKHAEELAAQKRQLENMEANVRSQYAYAAQNLLVQQQREREVQQENNPSPVLKIPTGSSESAERPPLEKSDKASALKLRIPVAGGGGDRQLSSKPEEIKMRIKVPTASDRHSSSDESSGKSREHKEKHKAHLSNHHHHNHHSHKHLHVQPAAGASGAGGKRPGDSKHSSQQGSLAHKSFSLSGSSRKRPLLEEASAAAHEHQPKISKSSKAAGMQFSFAHLPGATQLPGHSLDTAGLPFPQAGKARGTHGKSDKGPTGANGHNANQAIDYQDTVNMLHSLLSAQGMQPTQPPAFDFAHSYGEYLNPRAAGSSRAANTDKPRPPPLPSEPPPPLPPLPK comes from the exons ATGGAGGCCTCGGCGAGCGCAggggccggcggcggcggcggcgcggggCGGCGCTGGTACTTCAGCCGGGAGCAGCTGGAGCGCAGCCCGTCCCGGCGCGCCGGGCTCGACCCGGACAAGGAGCTCTCCTACCGGCAGCAGGCGGCCAACCTGCTCCAGGACATGGGCCAGCGCCTCAACGT CTCTCAGCTGACCATCAACACCGCCATCGTGTACATGCACCGGTTCTACATGGTTCAGTCCTTCACCCAGTTCCATCGCAAC TCTGTGGCACCAGCAGCCCTGTTCTTGGCAGCCAAGGTGGAGGAACAGCCTCGTAAGCTGGAGCATGTAATCAAGGTAGCGCATGCATGCCTGCATCCTCAGGATACCCCTCCAGACACTAGAAGTGAG GCTTACCTGCAGCAAGCTCAAGACCTGGTCATTCTAGAGAGCATTATACTGCAGACCCTGG GGTTCGAGATCACTATTGATCACCCCCATACACACGTGGTGAAGTGCACGCAGCTAGTGCGAG cCAGCAAGGATTTGGCACAAACTTCCTACTTCATGGCGACCAACAG CCTGCACCTGACCACCTTCAGCCTGCAGTACACCCCTCCCGTTGTGGCCTGCGTCTGTATCCACCTGGCTTGTAAGTGGTCCAACTGGGAGATCCCAGTCTCCACGGACGGGAAGCACTGGTGGGAATACGTTGATGGCACTGTAACTCTGGAGCTCTTAGACG AGCTGACTCATGAATTCCTGCAGATTCTTGAGAAAACTCCCAACCGGCTCAAACGCATCCGCAACTGGCGG GCTTCCCAAGCAGCcaagaaatccaaagcagacgACCAAGGAGAAGATGAGTGCCTCTCAGAGCAAACTATTCTCAGCATGATCTCCAGGAACAATTCTGACATGAACATTGCAGGCTTAATGAGTATGTCAACTTCCTCGACTGCAGGAGCCGGGCCTCCCCTCCCAGATGGAGAGGACTCTCCCACTGATCTGAGCAGTATGGATATGTTTCAGTCAGAGCACTGGATGTCCCACCATCCTCCACACAAGCTAGAGGCTGGCCAGGTTCACAGGACTAACGAAAGCTCAGCAGCCACTGAGCAGGATGGCGCTGCTTACCAGAAGCAGAGCAGCAAGAGCGCGCCCTCAGCAAAGGTGTCGCTGAAAGAGTACCGCGCCAAGCATGCTGAAGAGCTGGCCGCACAGAAGCGGCAGCTGGAGAACATGGAGGCCAACGTGCGGTCTCAGTACGCCTATGCTGCACAGAATCTCCTggtccagcagcagagggagagggaagtccAGCAGGAGAACAACCCCTCCCCAGTCCTGAAGATTCCCACCGGCAGCTCTGAAAGCGCAGAGCGCCCTCCTTTGGAGAAGAGCGACAAGGCCTCCGCCCTGAAGCTGAGGATCCctgtggcagggggaggaggggacagacaACTCTCCTCGAAACCAGAGGAGATCAAAATGCGCATCAAGGTGCCGACTGCCTCGGATCGGCACAGCTCCTCAGACGAGAGCAGCGGGAAGAGCCGGGAGCACAAGGAGAAACACAAGGCCCACTTGTCCAACCACCACCATCACAATCATCACTCGCACAAACACTTGCACGtgcagccagcagctggggccagtGGCGCCGGGGGCAAGCGACCAGGAGACTCTAAacacagcagccagcagggcagcctgGCCCATAAAAGCTTCAGCTTGTCTGGGTCCTCTCGGAAAAGGCCTCTCCTGGAAGAGGCGTCTGCTGCTGCACATGAGCACCAGCCAAAAATCAGTAAGAGCTCCAAAGCTGCTGGCATGCAGTTTTCTTTTGCCCACCTCCCCGGGGCTACCCAGCTTCCTGGGCACAGCTTGGATACAGctggcctccccttcccccaggccgGCAAAGCCAGGGGGACCCATGGGAAATCGGACAAAGGCCCCACCGGTGCTAATGGGCACAACGCAAACCAGGCCATTGACTACCAGGATACAGTCAACATGCTGCACTCGCTGCTGAGCGCCCAGGGTATGcagcccacccagcccccagcttTCGACTTTGCCCACTCGTATGGCGAGTACTTGAATCCAAGGGCCGCTGGGAGCTCCAGAGCTGCCAACACGGACAAGCCCCGACCACCCCCACTGccctcagaaccccctccccccctccctcctctgcccaagTAA
- the CCNT1 gene encoding cyclin-T1 isoform X2, translating into MEASASAGAGGGGGAGRRWYFSREQLERSPSRRAGLDPDKELSYRQQAANLLQDMGQRLNVSQLTINTAIVYMHRFYMVQSFTQFHRNSVAPAALFLAAKVEEQPRKLEHVIKVAHACLHPQDTPPDTRSEAYLQQAQDLVILESIILQTLGFEITIDHPHTHVVKCTQLVRASKDLAQTSYFMATNRQWAPEPRVGRSLWRSLEMNWFEQHREVTSDLAVHRDALTTRDVLGEELSFSLQERSHHAHLFRSVCSAGDCVC; encoded by the exons ATGGAGGCCTCGGCGAGCGCAggggccggcggcggcggcggcgcggggCGGCGCTGGTACTTCAGCCGGGAGCAGCTGGAGCGCAGCCCGTCCCGGCGCGCCGGGCTCGACCCGGACAAGGAGCTCTCCTACCGGCAGCAGGCGGCCAACCTGCTCCAGGACATGGGCCAGCGCCTCAACGT CTCTCAGCTGACCATCAACACCGCCATCGTGTACATGCACCGGTTCTACATGGTTCAGTCCTTCACCCAGTTCCATCGCAAC TCTGTGGCACCAGCAGCCCTGTTCTTGGCAGCCAAGGTGGAGGAACAGCCTCGTAAGCTGGAGCATGTAATCAAGGTAGCGCATGCATGCCTGCATCCTCAGGATACCCCTCCAGACACTAGAAGTGAG GCTTACCTGCAGCAAGCTCAAGACCTGGTCATTCTAGAGAGCATTATACTGCAGACCCTGG GGTTCGAGATCACTATTGATCACCCCCATACACACGTGGTGAAGTGCACGCAGCTAGTGCGAG cCAGCAAGGATTTGGCACAAACTTCCTACTTCATGGCGACCAACAG GCAATGGGCCCCAGAGCCCAGAGTTGGGAGGAGCTTGTGGAGAAGCCTGGAAATGAATTGGTTTGAGCAGCACAGGGAAGTAACAAGTGACTTGGCAGTGCATAGAGACGCCTTGACAACAAGGGATGTCTTGGGGGAGGAATTGTCCTTTTCCCTTCAGGAACGTTCCCACCATGCCCACCTCTTCCGCAGTGTCTGTTCAGCGGGGGATTGTGTGTGCTGA
- the TEX49 gene encoding testis-expressed protein 49, with protein MAFFGLTFLGYQEPFWERRLELEKPDTTEPKPLKGGLFHPKLPPIGPGRFDGTVHQGSYKRYQEAVKKNQLQRSPNQIFRVPVTCAEDSGWWLPRDPTVRAEEVTPWMTVPRHPRIRSPMTRFVDSMGLSNPHFSLF; from the exons ATGGCTTTCTTCGGGCTGACATTCCTGGGGTACCAGGAGCCCTTTTGGGAGAGAAGGCTAGAGTTAGAAAAGCCTGACACAACAG AGCCAAAGCCGCTCAAAGGGGGATTGTTTCACCCAAAGCTCCCCCCGATCGGCCCGGGGCGCTTTGACGGCACAGTGCACCAGGGGAGCTACAAGCGCTATCAAGAGGCCGTGAAGAAGAATCAGCTCCAGAGAT CCCCCAACCAAATCTTCAGGGTCCCAGTGACCTGTGCAGAGGACAGCGGCTGGTGGCTGCCCAGGGATCCCACGGTCCGCGCAGAGGAGGTCACCCCCTGGATGACGGTGCCACGGCACCCCCGGATAAGGAGCCCCATGACCAG GTTCGTGGACAGCATGGGCCTGAGCAACCCCCATTTCAGCCTGTTCTGA